The DNA window TTGCTGTCAAAGCAGCTCGAAAGCCAACTTCAGTTTCCGGATACCCAGGGTAGCACCTGTCCCTTTGAGAAGCTAGCCTGGAATTCTCCAGGCAGCTCGCCTCACCCCAGCATCCTCCTGCAGCCAAGTGTCCCCCACAATACACACACCTTCCCAGAGCAGTCTGCGTGCGTGAAAATATGCCGTGGACAGCCAAGGTTCTCCAGAGGAaccaagaaggagaaaaaaaggagagacaggcggagataaagaaaaaaaaagagggagagaaaccaagaaTGAATTCTACTTtagaagagaggaggggaggaaaaaaataaagaaaaatttccataGTGCCCTATAGTCCCCACACGTGCACGGAATGTCTAATCTTAACTTTTCAAGGCAGGGTGTTAACAAAGCTTGTATTTTTGCCCTGCATTGTAACTTGGCCTTATCACAGTGTAAAGGGTGGGGAGATTGTCCTAAATTATGTCCAGGCGGCCCCCCTGGATCCGTGGATTAAGAGATTAAAGGAGACCACTGGGCAAggcctcctctttccccttcatATTCCTGGTATGATAATTGCTTAAACTGATTTGCACTTTCACAAAAGCTCGCAGGACGCTTTGTAGCTCGAACAGAACAGACGAGGTTTCTCTATCAATGGAAATAAAACTGATTAATGCAGCCTATCAGGATAAGAAGCAAATGAAGCATGCAAAAACAACCTCGTACCcccagaagggggaaggaggaaggaaaaaaaaagctaagtttCCTCCAAGACTGGTTAcaactttttctttaatgttaaaaTTAAGAGTTGAAGGTTTCTCGGAATGCTTGCCTTCTAAGGCTGCTGAGGGCCTTGGGCTTGCCTCCTCACCTTCAGCAGATTGGGGCccgacagagaggaaggaaggaaggagggaaggagggaaggaaggaaagaaggaaggaaagaagggagggaggaagtaagggaagagaaggaaaggaagagaaggaagggggtgggggaggagcttgTACTTTGGGGTTTGAAGTCAGAAGCACAGTTTAAAAGTCCCAGGATTCTGATTCTGCTAAGCGTTTCCTGCAATCCTAGGGGAATATTCTTCGATGTGTAACTATACGTCTGgattgaaacaacaacaacaacaacgactagaagttaaaaagaagtaaacattttttaacctGAAGTTCAAACCAAAGTCCCTCAGGGAGCCTTGCAATGGGCAAAAATCTGGTTGGAAAACTTTCCTCCCAACCCTTTTCTGAAGGACTTAAGTTTTCCTAATCCTCTCCCTTTTCCACCCTCATCTCTCTTTAAAATGCCCAAGAATCCATCAGTCTGGCCCTTTTGTGGGTGAGGAGCCTGGGTTTCTTGAGCCTCATTGGAGAAGGACCACACTCAAATtatagatacttaaaaaaaaaaaaaaactcacttcaATTTCTCAAAACAACTACTCTGAGGGCATATTGATAAATCTTTATTGACAAAATATTGACATTGACATACTTCTTGGAAGTATATAGTGTGTTAGAATTCtaacaaattaacacaaaacacaaaaatatttacattctgGTATAGAAGACATTAAGGAAGCATTTGTCACTCTCTTTAGTAAGTCTATGATCTTGGAATAGAAACTCAGTGCTTGAAAACTTGCCGCCATGTCCTTGGCCACACTTAACATCATCCCCGCTAACTACAGTCCTTCAGTTTTTGAAATAGATAGATTTAAAGTTTGGGAATGGCCTTACAGCGAATGGTTGAATTCGGCCAATCTCTCCAACCACCAAAAGGAGTTTACTTCGTGGTTTTAAGCCTTCGGGATGTTAGGAAAGGGAATGTTCAAGAAATAGAATTAATTTAGGGTTTTTCTTTCCCAGCACAAGTCCTGACTCCTCTTGTGGGCaccctcccccgccacccccagccccccatccTGCTCCCCATTTCTCTGTAAGAGGACCACTATCGCCGAGCCTACTTCATTTACCTTTCACAATCACTTTGACGTCAGAAGGTATCAAAAAGTGTTTACAGACTGCACATTTCtcgaaaaaaaaatcaaaataaaaagcacacagaacctgtctttaaaaggaaaagaaaattacaattcattttctgtctttagaCACCATTCGCCCAACAACTGCTACATGCAATTCAAGTTTTTGAACAGGTGTGGGATGGGGCTGGATATGGAATTTCGATTGCTAgtattactaattatttttaaagattgggGGGAAACTCTGCGAAGTGCAAAAGAAAAAGTCCTGTGCCTGGTTGGGGTTTtcttttatcatcattattattatcattataattttttttaaatcaggactGCGATAAACGGAATACCTGCCAATCATCTTGTCTCGCTGGGTTGGCGTTTGACTGACAGCTTCCCTTGTTCAGAGCGCCTTCGGCTGTGCCCCAtttggatctctctctctcactctctctttctctctctctcactctctctttctctctctctcgctctctcactcagCTGCCTCTTTAGACAAGGGTTGCATGTTGATCAAGAAGCCTGCGTCCTCGGCCATCTCCGCGCAGCCTGGGATCAGGACCCTGCGCCCTCGCTGCCCAAAGTCCGCGACGCGCCGCCGCTCTCTCtgactccctcttcctcttctcggtgaatgtgtgtgtgcggtttgtttttgttttgtaggttttttttttttcttttcttctacccctcctctccctgtctctgttttGCTCCGTGGTGTCCGTTTCTGTGGGGTTCGGTTTGTGTTTTTAATCATCTGAGGTCACGTCTATTTCCTCGGGACTCGCCTGTTTGGTGGCGATCCTCCACCGGTTAATATGGTGcgtcccttttttcttttgttgcgaATCTGAGCCTTCTTCCTCCAGCTTCTGTCTTTTGAACTTCGTCCTTCGGTTCTGAAACCATACTTTTACCTGCAGACGAGATGCAGAGGGGGCGCATTAGTACCTCTCCAGCGCCCTCCTGCCACTTCCTCCTCCGTGTGGCGCCTTCGAGAGCCCAGTCCCCCAGCTGCGCATCCGAAGGGCGGACCTCCCCAAGGTCTCCCTTCTGGGAGCCGAGCTCCTAGTGCTGTCAGCTAGGAAGCCTCGCTCCCTGCCCTTCTGGGCCCCGGCGGGGCGCTTCCCCCAGGCTAGATGGTCCAGAGGGCACAGTGCCCCTGCACGCGCCTGGCCCTGAAGGGGACACCCACCTCCTGCTGAGAGCAAAAGCCTTGCAAACCCTGGGAAACCCCTACAACAATAATAAgtaaggtaaaataaaaagacaagtccCTGACTCCCTCTACCTAGCTAGTGCAGGGAAGACCTTATTCCCGGCCGGCTCTGGCAGCTTTCTTGTGCAAGGCCCAATGTGCTTTCTATTTTGTCTGTTTCCGCAGCATTGCCTAAATATAGCGCTTCCTCTGCAAAGCCTCGGCCCTGGGTAGGCAGTCAGGATTTGCCTGAGCTTCCTCTTCCTTGCCCAGGACTCTTGCAGgtgagcacgagttggggggtgggggagtactGGAGGAAGCCTGGGGGATGGTGGGATGCAGAGGCCTGGGGACCAGCCCCGCTGTACCTTTCCAGCTAGGAAAAGAAGCTCAAAAGTGAAAGCTTCTGAAAGACCTTGGGATaaggaggaagtgggagagaaactaagaaagaggagaggagaagagatggaactccctcccttccctcctccggACCAGCCCCAGGACCCACCAGGCCCCAGCTCGCACCCTGGTCACATCACCTCCCATCAGAGCGGGGCTGGCGGCCGCATCTCCCCAGAGCAGCTGCTAGAGGTCCGGCGAGCAACGATGTAGGGCTGGACTGcaatccccatcacctccctGGGGGAGCTGGGCAGTGGGTCCCCTTCAGCCACCATGCAAGAAGCCAACATTGTCCCAGCTTCTCAGCAGTGCGGTACAGTGAGGGAAATGCTGGTGACGgcatctcccctgcccccaggcctgtCCCTTCCCGAAAGCAGCAGCCCAGGCCCCTGAAGCCCGCCCCACTCCCTCCTTTTAGAAGGCCGGCCCAGGTCCCGGCTTGCTCTCCCCAATGCCCCAGTCCCCCAAAGTGCCCCATGAAAAAGCCGAGCTGGAACAAGGCTGAGTTTAATTTGCTTTGAGTTTGCTAATTGAGGGGGAGGACGGTTCATTTCTCCCCGGCGCTCGCCCAAGGCGCGCGTCGGTGCGCTCGGGGCTTGACACGCACACAAAGACTCCAGGCAGCATGGGCAGCGAGGCGGACAAAGACCACCGCGGCCTCGGCTATCCAGGAGAAATCAGCCGGGCCGCGCCTTGTGCCAGGCCCCGCACCAACCCGCGAGGCCCTCCTCGGTTTTGTCCAGGGGGacgttttaaaaacaaaagcctcGACCTCTTTGCGCCTCCCAGAAAAAGTGTTACAACTTAATCTGCCCCAAAATGTTACTGTTTGCCGGGAACTTTGACCTCGCCTTGCGGCTTCACGTACAGTAGTGCCTACTGTAGCCCTAAGCGCCCTCCCCGACCCCAGCAGGCCGGAGCCAGGCCCCCCTCCGAGCCCTGCTGCGCCACAAGGGTCTGTCCCCCGAGGCAGCCCTTCTCTGCAGCCTTCCACCTCCATTTCGCTGATTTAGGGACGCACCTAGGATGTCTGGCCTCTGCCTTCTGATTCTCTGATCCCCCCAAGGGGAGTAACTGGAGCCATAGGTGTGAACCTTGGGTCTGCAGTAGCACAGAACTCATTTAACCCACTCCCAGACATCTCCAGACTCGAGTTTCAtgcatccccacccctgcccctcaccttctGCGCTCTCCTTCTCCAGGCGCCCACCTGAGTCCCAGACTCTAACTGAAAGTCTCACCAAAAGTGCACAGGTGTCTTAACCAGAAACTGTAAGTCATGCCCAGCCAGACCGGAGGGAGCTACTCAGCCGGTCTccccagagcctggggtgggTCGGCTCTTACAGCCCCTTGCTGGAGCCCAAGGAAGCCAGGCAGCTCAAAACTTATATGTTCTGAACCCAAGTGTGGAACCACCTCCAGCGCTCTTTGCCAAAGGCCGTCTCGGAGCTCCGCACTTGTGTGCCAACTGCAGGGGGCCAGAAAGTGGGGTGGGGTCCTCGGGTGCACGCCTCGCTCACCTGAGTTTCCGTGAGGCTGAGGCTGTGCGCCAGCTGCTTCCTCTCGGCGCCCACCACGTAGTGGTTCTTCTCGAAGGCGTGTTCCAGCCTCAGAAGCTGGGACGGGGAAAAGGCGGTTCGGATCCGCTTCGGCTTTCGGGCCAGCGCGTTGTGCAAAAGGAAGCTCTCCGGGCTTGTGTCGTTCCCTGCCAGGGGCATAGCAGAAGTCCCGTTAGAAGGGACCGTCCTGGCCGGCCGGGCGGCACGCTTCTCCCGAGCCGGGCTGGCGGGGCACAACGCTCATGGCCTTTGCGCAGCCGGTGCGGATCGGCCCGTGGGGACCCAGGACCCTCCAGAGGTGCGCGAAGGGGACGCCGGCCCAGCTGCCCGCCCGGAATACCGAGCCTGTACCCGTGCAGCACCCACCCAGCAGCTGCCCGGGCAGGAAAAGTCCCCAGGCTCCTGACCTCGGCGGGCTTCGCAGCCGCCGCGGCGCCACGGGCCTCACCGTCTCCGCGCCCGGGCGCccggggcagaggaggggcagcagagccaggccccGGGATTGGCGCCCAAGACCCAGGgaaactttgtcttttttctaaCCTTGGGGAACTTTAACCCCCGGGGTGGAGAGGCGGCGGGCCGCTATCCAGAGTTTTTTCGGGAACTCAGTTTTGAATGATTTAAGTCTCTTCCCCTCCGGGAAAGTGCAGAGGCCGGGCATGTGGCTGTGGCCCGGCAGGTACCGAAATATCGCAGGAGGGTGCTCCGGGTTGCCACAGCCACTGCCTCCCGAGGACCCGGCTTCCGCACTGCCCCGCTCCAGAGAACTAGAAGACGCGAGCGAAGGGATCGAAACCCAGGGGCTGCCGAGTTGCGGGCGTCCTATGGGACTGTCCGAGGTCCCAGAAGATCCCGGCTACTTCGGGCCTGGTGGGGGCACCAAGAGCGTAGCTGGCAGAGAATGAGGAAAGGAGCCATAAACTGTGAGCAAAGCCAGAGTAGTTTCAGGTTCACTCAGGAGGGTGGGAAATCGATTCACTTAAAAACcctaacaaagaaaaacaaactgacaGTTTAGGCGAGAATGGGGGCAAATCCGGTCCCGGAATTAGGATgaaaggttgtttttgttttgttttgtttgtaattgggggtggtggtggcatcTACCGGACTCTAGGCTCTGGCAGGAACGCGAAGGGTTAACGAATGGACAAGCCGCCGAGTATTGATCGGCTGTCGCGGGAGGTAGGTCTTTTCCCCCAACTCCCACCACTAAACTAATTACTCGTCCGCTTTTCTGGAGTTTTAACTTTCCTCCTACCCCCacccagagaaaaaaaaatcaaacaaattaaaaaatagcaaGAAGGGAAAACACTCAAATAGACCTTTTCGTCCAGCCTATCTCCTGATAcggttcatttcttttaaaacaaaaacaaaaacaaaaaccagaccgAACCCGCCTCCCGCCGCGGGCGCTCTACCCCTGATTCTGAGCAGGTCTTGGCGAGAGTGCCGAGCCTCGGAGGTTACTACCCGCGAGGGTTCCAGGCTCCTCCCCaggcctggaaaaaaaaaaaaaaggaaaaacaaaccccCAGGCTTCGCTCTGGGGGCGCGAGGGTCTCCTCGCCGCCCGAAGAGGGTCGGAAACTGAGAAGTCGCGGGGCTAGGCTTGAAGGCGCGAGGAGTGGGTGGCGAACAGGGTCTCTCCCGCAGTCGAAGGCGAACCTGGCGGCCGGGCCGTGGCCGTGCCCCTCGGAGCTAGGGCAACAAGGGCACCGCGGAGGAGACGGAGAGCCTGGGTACCCCGCGGGCTCCGGGACTCCTTGGCGGCGGGCGCTCTGAGAAGGCTGTCCCAGCCTGTCTCCACCCGAGAGCACTCGGGGACAACTTCTTCGTTTGCGCTCCTCTCTAAGGGGTCCAGCGGCCCCAGGCCAGCCCCCAAAGCGGCCGCAGCTTCGAAGACTGGGGACCAACACCATGCCCGGTCCCTCGCTGCCCAGTTTCCGAACCGGGCGCGCGGGCCCACGAGCTGGAGGCACCTCCTCCCAGGCCTTGCCAAGCGCCCACCCGGCGCAGGCCGAAGACCGGACAGGACGCGGCGCGCCGCAGCCCCGCGACGTGGCACGTACCTTGGAAGCGGTGGCCCAGATATCGGTAGCGGTGGATGAGCCAGGGGTAGAAGGTAGACGGGTCCCGCTGCTGCGAGGCGAAGAGGGGGTGTGGCGAGTGcgaggagggcagggggtgggcggCCAGGGCGTGCGGCGGCGGCACTGGGTGCACGGGCACCGCGGGGTTGGGCGGGTGCGAGACCGCCTCGGCGAACACCAAGTCCGGGTTGGAGTAGACGCCCctgccggcggcggcggcggcggccgagtGGAAGCCGTTGAGGAACGGGTTTATGGGGCTGGAGTTGGCGTAGCTGAGCGCCGCGGGACGGATGGGGTCCTCAGAGCGCGAGGCGGGCAGGGGACTGTCCTTGGCCACCAGCGACTCGATGGTGAAGCAGCGCTTGGGCGCCGGCTGGAACATGCTGCGCCAAGGAGCGGGCGCCCGAGGCTCCCGGCTCCCGGCGACCGCGGCACGCTGCCTCCGCCGCCCGCTGCCCGCGGCGAGGACGGACGAGAATTGGGGACTTGtttgtttggggtgggggtggggggaggaaaggaagaaagaaaggaaaggaaaaggaaaggaggggggaggggggagggagaggcaacGCCGAGGATCCCGAGAATCTTGCACCAAACGCGCCCAAcctggagagagggggaaaaatcctTCCAGAAGAATTTGCAGGCGTGGAttggggtaattttttttctttttttttcttttttctttctttctttcttttttttttttttttttttttggcgagatggcgtggggggatcggagttagaggcagggaggagggggggaagTTTCTCGGGGGAggcaaaaaaaagttttctctccTCTGCAAAAGGCGGGCAGGGCGCCCTAAGTCCAAGGACAATCCATGGAAGTGTTCGCTTCTTCACAAGTTGTGCAAACGATTTGTTAGTTCATGAGCCTAATTAGTGCGGGGATCACATAAACAGCTTCCTCCGAAGCCTGGTAAATGGCTTGATGATTGGTCGCTATTACTCGCCCTGAGGTGGAAGGGGGGAGACTCTTTAAAGTGCGTCAGAGAGAGGCGAGCGCCTGGGAACCCGGAGGCCTGGATCCCGGCCGAGTGTGGAACGGAGTCGGCGCCGCTGCCTCGGCCGAGCCTCCTGCGCCCGCCAGGCCCCCGGCCTCGCCGCGCCTTCTCCCCGCGCTCCAAGCTCACTCGCTCCCGCGGCGCCGGCTgtggcttctcctcctcctctttcgcctcctcctcttccttcggcctcctctcctccttctcctcctcctcctcctcctcttcctccttctcctcctcctcttcttcctcctcctctttccccacctcctccccttctgccACCGCCTcctccttcaccaccaccactccctCCGGGGCAACCGGGTCCCTGCAGAGTCCCCGGCCCGCGCCGCCTCTGCTGCGGCCCCCTGGATCCCGAACTGGTGGGACAGACGGACAGACGGACACGCAGATCCCTCGCGCCCAGCTCTCGGTAGCTGCTGACCCCCGTGGCCCCGCGTCCGGGAAGCTGGGCTCGCCCCCGGAGCACCGCGAGGGTAAGCAGGCAGGGATGGATTCCGGGCGAGGGCTAACGGAGCTGTTCGGTTACATCAGTCCCCACCTCCAGCGGAACTCCAGGCGGTTTCCCAGGTGAGGATggagcctgggctgggaggggggggTCCTCCAACCACGCGTAGCGTCGAGGTTCCGGGGTCGCTGCGTTTGCGATTCTTGACCCGGTTTGTTCGTTTGCAAGTTGAGATAGAGCCAACGATCCTGCCCAGGCGACGGGCTTCCCACCAGCCCCACAGGCTCccagatttttctctcttggGAGGGTGCTCACCTCCTTCCCCCAAACCGTTCCTAAGGGTAATATCTGGGACCAGGGGGTCCAAGGTCAGGGAAAGGCGACGTGGTATTACTGTTATTGTTACGCTGTCGTTATGACTTGCGTTAGTTGTGTCATTAttattgctgctgttgttgtttttttatttttattatttctattattttccgCCATCTGTCGTCCCAGGGGCGGGTTGCTGTGCAGGGCTTGCAACAAGGCACTGCAGATCGCGTCTCCGGTCCCAGGCCGTGTCCGCATTTTCGAGCTCGCCTTCGGTTTTGGGATGATTTTAGGGCCGAGTTCCCTCGTCCCCATTGGCTCACGCAGCGGCATAATTATGATCACATCCCCCAGGCTGCTGGCGCTGCTCTCTGTTTATTGGTGGTTAAAGATCTATTATCTATTCATCAGCcgcttcttttttccttttttttttttccttcttgccaATTGCATTCTTCTAAAGTGAAGTACCAGCAGGTATTTTGCACGTTTacaattaatgagaaaaaaaaatctggcatcCTTTAAATCTATTACTTAGAGGTCCATGCCATTTCTCTTAAGGAGGAAGAAATGCCTGTGTTTGGTGACTAGGTTGCCGTGAGACCCGAGAAAAGTCGattgggaggggggagaagagcaAAGTCCTGAGAGCCAGATTGCTTCCACCACCAGCTTCATCAGTGGAGGGTCTGGGTCTTTGGACACACTCCCCTGCTTGCCCAACtacccacctccctgccctgggggTCTCCCCTGaacctctctggtttcatctgatgtatttttatattcaagtCAATTTCTCGACTTCTTTATTCCGGGCATAATttgttttggggtggggaggggaaaccCTTTAGGAAAACCCTCCAGGCAAGAGAGGAGGTTAGAGGTGTGTTTTCTGGGGTTGTCTGGGTACCTGACCTTAGCTAAGAGAGATCATCTGTGCCGCACCCCCGCCCAACTTTCCCAGAGCATGCACGCatatacacattcacacataaGACAGGTGTGGGCTTTGGCTTTGCCCTCATGCCCAGAGAAGCCTGACCCTGTCTCAAGCTTCAGACCTCTGACGCCAGCTCTGGGCTGGGGTGGTGCCTGGGTTTTCACCCTTCCCAGGTTCTTGTGGTCTTGCTTTGCagctttctgcctccctcccccatccttttCCCCGAGGCCCAAGGATACAGGGTGTTCAGTCCAGCCTCTTGAGGTGGGGTGCATTTGGAGACGCACCTCCCTGTGGCCTGAACCACCGACCTCCAGATATAACTGTCTCCAGTTCAGAAATCCCTCCCTCTGTTAAGCTGTAGGGACACAAGCCCCACTGTGCCCAGGCCGGCAGGGAACCTGAAGCCATCCGGAAAGGGGGTTGGCTGTTGCCAGCAAGCCTGGGGTGGAGGTAGAGGTCAGACCTCCATTTCCAAAGCCAGAAAGAAACACCCGATTTAGGTGGGCTTAGCTCATGGTTCCTGGAACCAGAGGGAGAGGTCCTCCTTCTCCTTGGAAGCCTCTCCAGGAAGGATGGAGGGGCAAAATTAGGGGTACTAGAAGCCCTGCCATGGCTGCAGGGTGGGGAATGACCATTTATTTCCCAGTATTAGTGATCTTGGCTGGGGGCGTGAGAGTAGATGACCTTGAGGGCAAAGGGGATCCAGTTAGCGTCTGGGAGGTGGAGTGAGGCCCGCCATGGTGTCTAAAGCGTAAGGGTGTTTGaccttttttaaaagtcagaggCTGGGCGCTAAAGTGTTGTTGGTACTCCCTTAAACCCTTTCGTACCTTTGGCTAGGAGTGTCTAGGGTGCCCAAGGAAGTGAGCGACAGTCTGGAGCCCGGatcccctcctcttcctgccaGAGGCAGGAACGTTTGGCCAGGGCAAAGGGCCCAGCTTGTTCAGAGCCTTGTCTCCCTTCCTGCAATATTGTCTGTAGGCCACCCGCCTCTTGCAAAGTGTCCGGAGGTTTGCCCCCAGGTCTCTGGTGGCCGGCAGGTGGGCAAGGGTGAGGGAGCAGCAGGGTCCATTTCCTCTGCCCCAATCACTGGCAGCCCCAAGTCTTGCTCAGGCCCACGCAAGGGAGAAACGGGTTTGGGCCACGCAGAAGCCCTGGAAGCCAGATAATCTATGCTAATTCATGCAGCCCGGGACCTGAGGAACTCGGGAAGGTTCGGACTGCCGCCCCCACGAGGGACGTGTGGGAGAATTAACTAGGACAGTAACTCATTAACCAGCCTGGTGGGTGAGCCTCACCAGGGCCCTGGGCAGTCTGGTCTGGACTCGGACCCTGGGCCAACTCTACCCCTGCTCCTCGCACCTCCAGGCTGCCCCTCACTTCATTCGTGGCTTAGGCCTTTGCAGAATCCGGCCCCTCTTTGTTCCCTAGCTGCCCTAGAAGGATGGGTGTTTGGTTAAGTACTGGAGCGTGCAGGGAGCCCCGAGGGGATGTCTGAGGCTCCATCTTAGGGCAAAGGGCTCTCTTTCCTTCGCAACCCAAACCACCTCAAGTTGGGCTCTGTAGACTCAGGAATCTACGCTAAACAGGCAGCTGGACTAGCAGACCCAAGATGAAGGTTTGAATCTGGGATCTGTCCTTTACTGGCTGAGCCATCTTGGGCAAACACCAcaacctctccccacctctgtcttGTCATCTGTAAAACTCTGGCCAATGCTGCCCGCGAGGCAGTGGAGGGTAGAAGTCAGGCCTGTTTTGAGGAGTGATAGAATCCTTCTGCTTCTTGATTATGGTGGTGATTACACCTCTATGAGCTTGTTTTTCAAACTCATAGAACTATATACTAGGAAAGGTGAATTTCACTGTATGTTACAGGATAATGAACCTGCCCCACCCAAAAACAACAGTCAGgtctgggtgaccttgagcaaattgcCTGACCTCTCAGTGCCTTTCTCTTCTGTGAACTGGAGATAAATAATAGTATCTTGCCCCTTGGGGTTGTTTAAGGAGAGAAGCCAAACAAAGTGCTTAGACCCTGATTAGCACATAATGAGCTGTAATAAAAGTTAGCTCCTGTCCCTGACGTTGCTGTTATTATTACCTGCCCACCTCCAGGGCTCGTTGCTGGGCTTCAAGACTGAACAACATAGTTGTGCAAAAATAAGCTATGGCTGGTCTCACACTCCTGCCACTAGCTTCTCCATGCTCCTCCCCCAAAAAACCTGAGACTTCCCTTGGCAGGTGCTGGGGTGAGAGAAGCCTGGATTCCTGGCTAGTGGGAGGCATCAAAGGGCAGAAGTTTGGGGGCGGGGATCTCTCATAACTATCTGCTTTGAGTTTTCTGCCTGGGATACGTTCATTGCCTCCTGTAATTCGGGATGAATGCCAGGTACTACCTGGGGTCCCGACCTTGGCGACCACTTTCTTgatcctcagttttcttatccgTGAAAAGGAAATATCAGTATCTTAACAGTTGTTGAGAGGAGTAGATGAGCTATGTTTGGCATAGTCCCCGTTCATCAAATATTGTTAGGCCATGGCCTGGTGTGGTGCAGCCGCCTGGTGC is part of the Ursus arctos isolate Adak ecotype North America unplaced genomic scaffold, UrsArc2.0 scaffold_7, whole genome shotgun sequence genome and encodes:
- the EMX2 gene encoding homeobox protein EMX2 isoform X1, which encodes MFQPAPKRCFTIESLVAKDSPLPASRSEDPIRPAALSYANSSPINPFLNGFHSAAAAAAGRGVYSNPDLVFAEAVSHPPNPAVPVHPVPPPHALAAHPLPSSHSPHPLFASQQRDPSTFYPWLIHRYRYLGHRFQGNDTSPESFLLHNALARKPKRIRTAFSPSQLLRLEHAFEKNHYVVGAERKQLAHSLSLTETQVKVWFQNRRTKFKRQKLEEEGSDSQQKKKGTHHINRWRIATKQASPEEIDVTSDD
- the EMX2 gene encoding homeobox protein EMX2 isoform X2, with protein sequence MFQPAPKRCFTIESLVAKDSPLPASRSEDPIRPAALSYANSSPINPFLNGFHSAAAAAAGRGVYSNPDLVFAEAVSHPPNPAVPVHPVPPPHALAAHPLPSSHSPHPLFASQQRDPSTFYPWLIHRYRYLGHRFQGKSMVSEPKDEVQKTEAGGRRLRFATKEKRDAPY
- the LOC125282748 gene encoding serine/arginine repetitive matrix protein 2-like, coding for MLRQGAGARGSRLPATAARCLRRPLPAARTDENWGLVLRGSHKQLPPKPGKWLDDWSLLLALRWKGGDSLKCVRERRAPGNPEAWIPAECGTESAPLPRPSLLRPPGPRPRRAFSPRSKLTRSRGAGCGFSSSSFASSSSFGLLSSFSSSSSSSSSFSSSSSSSSSFPTSSPSATASSFTTTTPSGATGSLQSPRPAPPLLRPPGSRTGGTDGQTDTQIPRAQLSVAADPRGPASGKLGSPPEHREGYSRI